One window of Poseidonibacter antarcticus genomic DNA carries:
- a CDS encoding cache domain-containing protein, with protein sequence MRNQVKNLLRIIRFFPLLIILAISILVITVLINEEKREIQVEKINIEKQFLQDEKERIKLNVDTVYNYLKIHKDIAEDELRKDLKSKINNVYKIISNIYINNKDKKSKDEIIQQIKEAVDTIRYNNGNGYFSIHTLDGINILQPVNRSFEGTNIFNRRDTKGNYSIQKAISIAKNKGEGFFTWYFPKPNDKSKEFEKIGIVKKFEPYSLIITTAVYRDDFLNKLKKQTLNYISQLKYKNDGYIYIISFNGDIIYHPSKKLLTANIFREKRFSYIKNSFKELISKNTIDTADYFLVKSKIDKKNTQETNITYSKKFNNWEWIISTNFKLSDANYIIENMKVLQEEKYENYKDDIIFYGLLFTIFFLIISYFISKLLEKEFLKYQIKIEEEKDTLLLSQKITKVGHWKYEVATRKEYLSEEIKIMFGIKEIKDNIFIDYLKEVLHKDDLPRVMKAFNKTLETKKDFNQIYRIHRPNNKIRWISSKATLNEEKGYIKGVAQDITELKELELEKKQKDDMLYQQSKMAAMGEMLGNIAHQWRQPLSTISTASTGAKLQKEMNILSDEQLYKSLTIINDSAQYLSQTIDDFRGFFNPKYNIKKEFDINKAINKTIKLLNSQFNAKNIELIKNVQNHKLKSIENEIIQVLINLLNNARDALLSKEKQRRLIFINTYRKDDNIYLEILDNAGGIEKNIINRIFEPYFTTKQNSQGTGIGLYMSQDIIINHLKGSLVVSNEKYVFENIHYTGAKFIILLPLS encoded by the coding sequence TTGAGAAATCAAGTAAAAAATTTATTAAGAATCATAAGATTTTTTCCTCTTCTCATCATACTTGCAATTAGTATATTAGTAATAACTGTTCTAATCAATGAAGAGAAAAGAGAAATACAAGTTGAAAAAATAAATATAGAAAAACAATTTCTTCAAGATGAAAAAGAAAGAATAAAATTAAATGTCGATACTGTATACAATTATCTTAAAATACATAAAGATATTGCTGAAGATGAACTAAGAAAAGATTTAAAAAGTAAAATCAATAATGTGTATAAAATAATATCAAATATTTATATTAATAACAAAGACAAAAAATCTAAAGATGAGATTATCCAACAAATTAAAGAAGCAGTTGATACTATAAGATATAATAATGGCAATGGATATTTCTCAATACATACATTAGATGGAATAAATATTCTTCAACCTGTTAATAGAAGTTTTGAAGGAACAAATATATTTAACAGAAGAGATACAAAAGGTAATTATAGTATACAAAAAGCGATATCAATTGCAAAAAATAAAGGTGAAGGTTTTTTTACGTGGTATTTCCCAAAACCTAATGATAAATCAAAAGAGTTTGAAAAAATTGGAATTGTAAAAAAATTTGAACCATATAGTTTAATCATAACAACAGCTGTATATAGAGATGATTTTCTAAATAAATTAAAAAAACAAACTCTAAATTATATTTCACAATTAAAGTATAAAAATGATGGATATATTTATATAATATCATTTAATGGCGATATAATTTATCATCCATCAAAAAAACTATTAACTGCTAATATCTTTAGAGAAAAAAGATTTTCTTATATAAAAAATTCTTTTAAAGAATTAATTTCTAAAAATACTATAGATACAGCAGATTACTTTCTAGTTAAATCCAAAATAGATAAAAAAAATACCCAAGAAACTAATATTACTTATTCAAAAAAGTTTAACAATTGGGAATGGATTATATCTACAAATTTTAAACTTTCAGATGCAAATTATATTATAGAAAATATGAAAGTCCTTCAAGAAGAAAAATATGAAAATTATAAAGATGATATTATTTTTTATGGATTACTTTTTACAATATTCTTTTTAATTATTTCATATTTTATCTCTAAATTATTAGAAAAAGAATTTTTAAAATACCAAATTAAAATTGAAGAAGAAAAAGATACATTACTACTTTCACAAAAAATCACTAAAGTGGGACATTGGAAATATGAAGTAGCAACAAGAAAAGAGTATCTTTCAGAAGAAATTAAAATAATGTTTGGAATAAAAGAGATAAAAGACAATATATTTATTGATTACCTAAAAGAAGTTTTACATAAAGATGATTTACCTAGAGTTATGAAAGCATTTAATAAAACATTAGAAACAAAAAAAGATTTTAACCAAATATATAGAATACATAGACCTAATAATAAGATTAGATGGATAAGTAGCAAGGCTACACTTAACGAAGAAAAAGGATATATAAAAGGTGTTGCACAAGATATAACAGAATTAAAAGAACTAGAACTAGAAAAGAAACAAAAAGATGATATGTTATATCAACAAAGCAAAATGGCTGCTATGGGTGAAATGCTTGGAAATATTGCACATCAATGGAGACAACCTTTATCTACAATTTCAACTGCATCAACTGGTGCTAAACTACAAAAAGAAATGAATATTTTAAGTGATGAGCAATTATATAAATCATTAACTATAATTAATGATTCTGCACAATATCTTTCACAAACAATTGATGATTTTAGAGGTTTTTTTAATCCAAAATATAATATAAAAAAAGAATTTGATATTAATAAAGCTATTAATAAAACTATAAAATTGTTAAATTCTCAATTTAACGCAAAAAATATAGAGCTTATAAAAAATGTACAGAATCATAAACTTAAATCAATTGAAAATGAAATAATACAAGTTTTAATAAATCTACTTAATAATGCAAGAGATGCCCTACTTTCTAAAGAAAAACAAAGAAGATTAATATTTATTAATACATATAGAAAAGATGATAATATATATTTAGAAATATTGGATAATGCAGGTGGAATTGAGAAAAATATTATAAATAGAATTTTTGAACCATATTTTACGACAAAACAAAACTCACAAGGAACTGGAATAGGATTATATATGAGTCAAGATATTATAATAAATCATTTAAAAGGTAGTCTTGTGGTTTCTAATGAAAAGTATGTATTTGAAAACATCCACTATACAGGAGCTAAATTTATTATTTTACTACCTTTGTCTTAA
- the mfd gene encoding transcription-repair coupling factor: MNNIYEFLKGLKDNKKLKDCELLIVNDDKQAQMANDIVALLGFTPFVLSDFRANFGDDLLSFSTELQEITKTLNDFYSYKKQNKILISPIRTISFPLPKEKCFDTYEINFADTINIEEFKSKLYNWGYYFVDIVTSEAEASIRGDIIDICPLGSEFGYRISLFDDEVESIRKFDIEDQKSFKDEIETINIPPAFLALDEQTYSGITDEIQKVSSDAFIKDIHSLGFWYLNDLGEYLPSSMNCFITQESLDELEEVYVFEEKRINKDKFLATPQIFKSKTHKEIAPANVKEFISFHQGKKVTVISSTEAKVKAYDLDLSNKDINYVFEPYIVNLVSNDEVIISLNKEIKKRRKKKIKLVIDELQVNDFVVHEKHGIGQYKGIEPVTVMGAKRDFVIVKYAGDDKLLIPVENIDLVDRYVADGSSYAVVDKLGKGSFAKLKEKVKERLFAIANDIIKLAAARELVNGIKIDTNKNILEEFRKSSGFDYTKDQTRSVNEIFKDLSSGRVMDRLLSGDVGFGKTEVAMNALLATILDGHQAIFVCPTTILATQHYHSMKKRFEAYDFSIARLDGKSTAKEKSEVKKGLNSGEIQLVIGTHSLLGITAKDLALVIIDEEHKFGVKQKEKLKNLREDVHIFSMSATPIPRTLNLALSKLKGMSSLLTPPTERLGVRTYVKEYSDKLIKEIVLREKRRGGQLFYVHNNIASIEAKKADIEEIVPNIKVEIIHSKIKPADTEKILDAFEEKKFDILLATSIVESGLHLPNANSIIIDGADRFGIADLHQLRGRVGRSNKEGFCYYVVEDKKQITSDAVKRLVALESNSYLGSGTALAHQDLEIRGGGNIIGEAQSGHIKQIGYGLYLKMLEDALATLSGDSQEEKKAVDIKLAISAFISSDYIVEDRVRLELYRRLSKSTQKEEVYKIEEEMEDRFGKPDLPTKQFLELIMIKILCLQKGIQTVSSYEMNITFTKSDDTKETIKSPSKDDDDIIITTLKYLRK, encoded by the coding sequence GTGAATAATATATATGAATTTTTAAAAGGTTTAAAAGATAATAAAAAACTAAAAGATTGTGAGTTACTAATCGTAAATGATGATAAACAAGCTCAAATGGCAAATGATATTGTTGCACTTTTAGGTTTTACACCTTTTGTATTATCTGATTTTAGAGCAAATTTTGGTGATGACTTACTATCTTTTTCTACAGAGTTACAAGAAATAACAAAAACATTAAATGATTTTTATTCATATAAAAAACAAAATAAGATTTTAATCTCACCAATAAGAACAATCTCTTTTCCTTTACCAAAAGAGAAATGTTTTGATACTTATGAAATAAATTTTGCAGATACTATAAATATAGAAGAGTTCAAATCAAAACTTTACAATTGGGGATATTACTTTGTAGATATTGTTACAAGCGAAGCAGAAGCCTCAATTAGAGGTGATATTATAGATATTTGTCCTTTAGGAAGTGAGTTTGGATATAGAATTTCACTATTTGATGATGAAGTTGAAAGTATTAGAAAGTTTGATATAGAAGATCAAAAATCTTTCAAAGATGAAATAGAAACTATAAATATTCCTCCTGCTTTTTTAGCTTTAGATGAACAAACATATTCAGGTATTACAGATGAAATCCAAAAAGTTTCAAGTGATGCATTTATAAAAGATATTCACTCTCTAGGATTTTGGTATTTAAATGACTTAGGTGAATATTTACCATCTTCCATGAATTGTTTTATTACCCAAGAATCACTTGATGAACTTGAAGAAGTTTATGTATTTGAAGAAAAAAGAATAAATAAAGATAAATTCTTAGCAACTCCTCAAATTTTCAAAAGTAAAACTCATAAAGAAATAGCACCTGCAAATGTAAAAGAGTTTATCTCTTTCCATCAAGGCAAAAAAGTAACTGTTATTTCAAGTACTGAAGCTAAGGTAAAAGCCTATGACTTAGATTTAAGTAACAAAGATATAAATTATGTTTTTGAACCATATATTGTAAATCTTGTAAGTAATGATGAGGTAATAATCTCACTAAATAAAGAGATTAAAAAAAGAAGAAAGAAAAAAATAAAACTAGTAATTGATGAATTACAAGTAAATGATTTCGTAGTTCATGAAAAACATGGTATTGGACAATACAAAGGAATAGAACCTGTTACTGTAATGGGTGCAAAACGAGATTTTGTAATAGTTAAATACGCAGGTGATGATAAGCTTTTAATTCCTGTTGAAAATATTGATTTAGTAGATAGATATGTAGCAGATGGAAGCTCTTATGCAGTTGTAGATAAACTTGGAAAAGGTTCGTTTGCTAAATTAAAAGAAAAAGTAAAAGAAAGATTATTTGCAATAGCAAATGATATTATTAAACTAGCAGCAGCAAGAGAACTTGTAAATGGTATAAAAATAGATACAAATAAAAATATACTAGAAGAGTTTAGAAAAAGTTCAGGATTTGATTATACAAAAGACCAAACACGATCAGTAAATGAAATCTTCAAAGATTTAAGTTCAGGAAGAGTTATGGATAGACTTCTTTCAGGAGATGTAGGTTTTGGAAAAACTGAAGTTGCTATGAATGCTTTACTAGCAACTATTTTAGACGGACATCAAGCAATTTTTGTATGTCCTACAACAATTCTTGCTACTCAACATTATCACAGTATGAAAAAAAGATTTGAAGCTTATGATTTTTCAATTGCAAGACTTGATGGAAAATCAACTGCAAAAGAAAAAAGTGAAGTAAAAAAAGGTCTAAATTCTGGAGAAATACAGTTAGTAATCGGAACTCATTCATTATTAGGAATTACAGCAAAAGATTTAGCCTTAGTAATAATTGATGAAGAACATAAATTTGGTGTAAAACAAAAAGAAAAACTTAAAAACTTACGAGAAGATGTACATATTTTCTCAATGAGTGCAACACCAATTCCAAGAACTCTAAATCTAGCTTTATCAAAACTAAAAGGAATGAGTTCACTTTTAACACCACCAACAGAGCGATTAGGTGTAAGAACTTATGTAAAAGAGTATAGTGACAAGTTAATAAAAGAAATAGTTTTAAGAGAAAAAAGAAGAGGTGGACAACTTTTCTATGTTCATAATAATATCGCATCGATTGAAGCAAAAAAAGCAGATATAGAAGAAATAGTTCCAAATATAAAAGTTGAAATAATTCACTCAAAAATAAAACCAGCCGATACAGAAAAAATCCTAGATGCTTTTGAAGAAAAGAAATTTGATATATTATTAGCAACTTCAATAGTAGAATCAGGACTTCACCTTCCAAATGCAAACTCTATTATTATAGATGGAGCAGATAGATTTGGTATTGCAGATTTACATCAACTAAGAGGAAGAGTAGGACGAAGCAATAAAGAAGGTTTTTGTTATTACGTAGTAGAAGATAAAAAACAAATCACATCAGATGCAGTAAAAAGATTAGTAGCCTTAGAATCAAACTCATACCTAGGAAGTGGAACAGCTCTAGCTCATCAAGATTTAGAAATCAGAGGTGGAGGAAATATTATAGGTGAAGCACAAAGTGGACACATCAAACAAATAGGATATGGTTTATATCTAAAAATGTTAGAAGATGCACTAGCAACACTTAGTGGAGATTCACAAGAAGAGAAAAAAGCTGTTGATATAAAATTAGCAATATCAGCATTTATTTCAAGTGATTACATAGTTGAAGATAGAGTAAGATTAGAATTATACAGACGACTTTCAAAATCAACACAGAAAGAAGAAGTTTATAAAATAGAAGAAGAAATGGAAGATAGATTTGGAAAACCAGACCTACCAACAAAACAATTTCTAGAGTTAATTATGATTAAAATTCTTTGTTTACAAAAAGGCATTCAAACAGTAAGCTCATACGAAATGAATATAACATTTACAAAAAGTGATGATACAAAAGAAACAATAAAAAGCCCAAGTAAAGATGATGATGATATTATTATTACGACTTTGAAGTATTTGAGGAAATAA